The Fusarium poae strain DAOMC 252244 chromosome 2, whole genome shotgun sequence nucleotide sequence CTGACCGATAAGGCCGATAAGGCCGATAAGAGCTGATAAGCTGGATAAGGTTAGACTATGCCTATTTCAGCTAGatctctcttttttccttagaatttaattatctCTTTACCTTTCAATAGAggctagatatatatatataaataatttcccttcttccttctctttacttttctttttctcttttttaagatatcttttttctttatctattaTATGCATTTTTCTAATTTTTTAGACTGaaaaataaacttactaGGATTTAAAGAGActaaagagaaaaagcaaTATAATTGGCTATCTACTGCCCCACACTGTGACATAAAGGTTCTACACCGTGACCGGAAGTGTAGCCGCTAATCCCAAGCTCTTGCTCAAACTGCTACAAACATGATCTCTGAGAGCAGAAGCCTCTTTAACAAGTTCAAAGAAGCCCCGTTGGCTCAGTGGTAAAGCGTATCACTAGTAATGATAAGATCACTGGTTCGATTCCAGTACGGGGCATGTAGCTTGTTACTTTGCATCTTTTTGCCATTATATCCGACTTACAAGCTGTCTTTTTGGACCCATTCACCACTGTTCTACAGAGTACTTCGGTAAAGACGTCCCTGCATAGCATCTAGGATCGAACACGATGAGCCACTGTGGAGTTCTAGACAGAACTTGCAGCTGATTGATCACATAGTCTATCTCCGTAATGCATGTCCGTTCTAGCACGTGCATCGTCTCAGCCAAACAGATGATGTTCGGAGTTTCTCCATTGCTGGGGGACCAGCTCTATGCCGTCGGCTTTCCAGATTTGCTTACAGCACTCCTGGGCTATAGTCGATATCGTACCATCACATATATACCGGAAGCCtatgcgattacttgtttattgcttaCACAGAGTAACcaaaaccttatataagaatctacaaaaccttcctttaaTTAACCtataaaattacctaattaacccttttaaattataatagtatcttaataattactatagcctcttattatatatctttaagctaggctatatatagtaatttattttttaaggcctttagaaattctttttattaataaaatagatatttattattattaaaggctttatttaaggttttaaaagttttttttttaatttttagctaattaattaatatcttatttttttttttagcttttttaattaaattaataagtttaattagcttaattaaataataattaaaaaaggctattttaattaattaaataatattaaatttattaatatttattatagcttttacctttatatagatattattattatttataattatattaatagttaagtaaataatataattaaagtaagtTAAtctttacttatagtaataatagtaaGACCTTTATAAGctcttatatataggctttaatttatttattattttattattatagctagggttagttaataataaggattaaggtaataagctaaataaattaattaatatagatatttagtcttttatatatctttatattaaaggaaagataagtaggttatatagtaggtattacttttatatttgtgtaagattaaggttactctaagagccctatttttcataaTAAAGCTGCATTTATcgatttcacattagacttcgagggatacccatatcaatacCGGAAGCCTAATGAACCAGCAAAAAAAGGCTATCATCGGTATATCTCAATCTCCCTCACCGGTCGCTGAAACCCTAAAAAAGGATCGGCCTGACAGCGCAACCTGAAGCCTCTCCAGCCTCTCAGCTTCGGATGGCTCTTTTCGTATCGCATCCATGCTATCGGGCTTTTCACGACCCCAACATCACAATTTCCGCTGGAGCGGTTTATTTCTCATAGAGTTCAGGCCTAATAAACCCCTTTATTTCCAAAAGTCCTACACGTGAACAGATATTGGGCATTCACCAGGTTGGGCTGAGGCTCAACACGAGTAAAAAACCACCCAGGTCTAGGGTTGATGCCCAAAGCGATCGGCAACCCTCGCTTGAAGGGAGGGGGACAGTTGGGACCAGAACAAAAAGGAAATTCAGAGCTCGGGTTTCCAGATTTGCTCTGGCCGCGCCGGAGAAGTGCGGAAAACTCACTCTCGTTGGTCACTAGTCGGTTTCATTGTGCTGATATTTGCTTTTTTGATGAAGCGATCTCGAGGTCTAGACCACTCCCGCAAAATGAGATGATTTTGGGCGTTGGGCAGTATCTTGTGAATATTGTTAAGGCGGATAACAATTTGAAGTTTTACTTGAAGTTTTACCGGTAATCGCGCGTGTAAAGGTCCAATGCCCCGGTCATCAAGGGAGACGAGTCTGGCCTGGCGGTTGGAGGAAGTCCTCAGGCACAAGAAAGGTTTTGACGATATGGATGACTCCtaatattggcaatatgtgAAATGCACTTGACAAGAGAAGCCGAATCGAAATCGTGGGTACGATTGATAGTTACTCGTGCTGTCAAGTTGCTTATACGACAAGTCTGTATGTAATACGAGCACTAGATATCTCATGGATGGGTAGATATAACATGAACAGCCAAATGTTCGGTTGTATTCAAACGCTTCAATGCTTTCTATACTACTGAGCACCATTTTGGACATTAATCATAATAAGGCACATCGTCTAGTAAACCTCAAGGACGTATCGTCCCTCCTCCTTAAGCTTCTCAATCTCCTTGCGGGGATCAATCTTCTTGCCAGCAGCCTTGGCCTCGTGGGCAATAGCCTCCTCGAGAACCTTGGTCACGTCAGGCACAGGCCAGGTAGGACCACACAGGTAGAAGCTGCCTTCATCCTGAACGTAGGCCTTGGCAATCTCCTTGAGAGTCTGGCGCATACGGTCCTGAATGTAGATCTTCTGAGGCTGGTCACGAGAGAAGGCAGAACCAATAAGAGTGACAACACCGGCAGCCAAGTAGGCCTCCCATTCCTCACCGTAGAGGTACTCCTCACGCTGGTGACGAGAACCAAGGTACAGAAGGATGGAGCCGATCTCCTTGCCCTGAGCTTTCTGCATGGCACGGTACTGGACAAAGGCACGGAAGGGAGCGAGGCCCGTTCCAAGACCGGCCATGATGAGAGGAGCAGTGTCCTTGGTAGGCAGCTTCATGACGGAAGGCTTGACAGAGGCAGTGACCTTGGCCCCAACCGGCAGACGACTGAGGTAACGGGTAGCATGTCCGTAACGGGTGCGGCCACGAGGGTCAACCCAGTCGACAACGACAATCATCAGAGACACCGAGTTGGGAGTGACAGCCTGGGCAGAAGCGATAGAGTACTCTCGGCGCTTCGCGGGGCTGACAATCTTGATAAGCTCCTGGAAGCTAGGGCGAGCAGacttgaactcctcaagaatGTCGACGTAGGTAGCTGTGTCGACCTCAGTGCGGCGCTTCAGGTCCTCGGCGCCAGTAGGGCTGGCAAGAGCCTCAagcttctgcttctcagTCTCATCAGTGGCAAACTCAGCAAGGGCCTCGTAGAAGCGCTTGGGAGGCTTGCCAAGAATGTCGACGTTCTGGACGAGAGCCTGGAAGACGGTGCGGGTCTCGAGAAGGCTAGAATCCTCACGAGCAGGGACCTGGACCAGTTCGGCAGGGTTGAGACCATAGAACTCGATGAATTGACCGacttcctcctcgtcgttCTCAGCATGGATACCTAGGGCCTCACCGATCTTGTAAGTAAGACCAGAGTCGCCGAGATCAAACTCAATGTGGAAGATGTTTCGATCGTAATCCTGAGGAGTAAGGCGACGGTTCTCCTTGACGGTGATGGTGGAGGTCTTGACAGCCAACTCAGGGCGCAGAACGTTCTTGGTGCCATAAGCCTCCTTGAAAGCGAGAGACTTGGCAGCAGCTTGCCAGTCACGGAGCTCGAATGTCTCTTCAGCCTCCTCTTTGTCGTGAACAACGAAGCTGTTGGACTGGATGGTGGCGGGAAGATTGGGGGCAGCAAAGTCAGTATCAACCTCGGCCCAGGTGGCAGGAACCTCGAATTGGCGGAGGCAGAGGCCGACAGCATCGATGGACTCCTCCAGAGTAGGAGGGTGACCCTCAGCCAGGATGTGCTTGGCAATCTTCTCAGGGGTGTAGTCAGGAAGAGCAACCTTCAGGAAAGACAGCTCAAGAAGGAGCTTGGTGAAGAGAGGATCCTTCTCAAAAGCAGGAGAGTAGGTAGAGTCGAGGATAAAAAGATGAGCGGACTTCTCCTGGAGACCCTTTCGGAAAGCAACAGGAAGACgcttctcaacctcatcaTCCTTGAAGTTGGACAGCTTGATAATGACCTTGCCACCATCAGCCAGGCCCTTAAGGACATCGATCTCCTTGAGAATGTTCTCGTCACCAATGACGATGGTGTCAGCATCGTCAATGTCGTAGGGAGCCTCGAGAGCCTTCTTGGAGGATCGTAGATCACTGCGGACAACACCACCCTGGGTAAGGTTGTCAAAGATCTCGTTAACATAGACGTTAGAGGTAGACTCCTGGGAGAGGAGGCTGCCAATCACACTGGGGGAGTTGAGAGCGGGAGAGCTGTCGAGGTCCCAGAAGGTGAACTGTTGAGCCTGGACGAGAGAAGGCAGCTTTTTAGCCTCGCCGTCGTTGTTGAAGATCTTGTGCAGAGTGCCAACCAGACCCTGAGGAGTGAAAGACTGAGCAGGGGTGTACTTGATGTCAAGGACCTCAGGCTCGTTGTCAAATTTGCCGGAGAAAGTAACAGCGGTCAGAACATCGCTATAGAGAGCAGACTGGGTAGCCTCGTCTTCGACAGCAAGCTCATCCTTGACCTGGCCGAGAACGGCGATGGTGCGGGCAGAGGCAGGGATAGCATTGAGGAAAGCCTCCTCAATGAAAGGTCGATAGATTCGCACATTGACCACACCAACCTTGGCTCCGTCAACGGAGAGCTTGGCCAGGACCTCCTTGGAAACCTGAGACTCGACGCTGCCGAAGGCAACGAGAACGACATCAGGAGACTCGTGGCCGTGGTACTCGAAAGGCTGGTAAACGGTGCCAAGCTCGTCGTTGaaaagcttgagaagctcaacAGCTTTGCCGGCAGTGTCAAGGCGAGTGTTGAGCTTGCCAGCCTCAGCAGAGAGCTTGCTGTACAGGTCAGCAACACCGTTTTCGCTCAAAGCATCAACAACACGCAGAGTCTCACGGGCAACGCGGACACCATCGTAGATGTGAAGAGTGGGAAGGAGAGTAGCCAGGAGAGTCGCAAAGATGGACATGTGTTGAGCCTCATAGGTAGAGGTGCTGgcaacaagaccaaggccaaggtccTCAGCAAGGCGAAGAGCAACATCGTAGTTGGAGACCAAGCCCTTGCTGTCGGAGTAGTCGAGAGCGGCGACATGGGCAACAAAGGGGCTGGAGACGCCATAGAGGAGAGAGAGCTGGTCGAGAGTACCGCGAAGTTGCTGAAGGCTGCCCGAGGGAGCGACCAGAGACTGGGGGATGTGGCGCTTGGTGACATCGAAGTCGGGAGAGAAGATGTAACCCAGGGCGAGCGCACCAGCACCGACTCGGGTCTGGAGGGGCAGAACCTCAGTGGAGTATCCGTGGATGTTCTTCTCGTTCTGGGAGGCCCATTGCTTGAGTGCGATATCGAGGTCGAAGGTCTCGGGAGAGTATGAGAAGATCTTGTCGGACAACTTGTATGCGATCTGCTGGACGAGAAGCTGGGCAGTCACATATGTCGGGCCGGAGATGGAAGATAGAGAAACCTGCTGACCAAAAGGAAGGCTGGACGACAGCTTGGTGAAGTCAGCAGAGTTGGTCTTGGCCACAGGAGCCGACTCTTGGTGAGGCATCTTGAAGGTAAGAGTCCTGTGAGTTGAGATGCTTTCAGCTCAGAGTGAAGAGAGAGACTAAGGAGGAGGGAAGAGAACGAGCGGCGgagtagaagaagaagtacaGCCCTCCAGGAGGCGACTCAACGGGACAACGGTAACGATAGCGAACTCCATTGCGCCAATTTGTTCTTTTGCTGCCGTTTGACTTGACAGAATTGAGAATTGTTGATGCTTTGACAGAATCACGCAATTGAACTAGACCGACTTCGGAAAGGACATCGATGTCGCAAGATGGGAAAGTTGCATGACAAAAAAGGGCAGGGGCAATTGACACCACAGTTCCTGCCTTTGTTTGGCCATTATTTTGGTAACTTCCCCACGTAAGAGTCTGGCCCCTCCCCTCCATGGAGACCCCGAAATCCCGATGCTCCTGCCGTTGACTTTTTTCTTCCCTCTAGGGTCCCCCGAGGGTCCGACCGGCACTCGGCGGTGTCGCAATCGTTATTTTGCCGCCCTTGACTTATTCAGCATCGGAGACAAAACCGTAAATTAAAGATGATAAGAAGCCAATCATATTGTTTTGTTTAGTATCGTGTGGTTATAGAGTTCCAGGCACTATTTCCGGGTGTTCTTGTGTGGTTCAGGAACAACTGATCAATGTCAAAAGTCTCATGTTGCCTTACTTTGCGTTGCAATCAGTATACTTGTTATTTGTGGCATTTCGAAACTTGTATAGCAATTAGGGTGTACAAGGCTAAGGAGCTGAGGTgatatatagaaagtatAAGTGCCCGATGGGAAACACAAAACATACCATAAGAGCTGAACATGGTTTGGGCCATGGAGAGGAAAGTCAGCCGAAACACAACggtttttatatatattgtCTTTTGATGTTTGAAGATCTAAGAAGATTTAAAATATCTCACAAACAACAGGCTTCGTGTATAAGAAGAGTTGTGAGTATAGCCTCTATCTTTGCACCTCTACTCAACCAGGTTGACCGTTCAACTCTTGTTTGAAGCCGCACGAGTGTTGCGAATTTCAACCACGTAAGATTGATATATGTCGAGAGCAATCTGTTAACCATACAttcaaggccaagatagCTGTAAAGGACTAGAAGCATTCGATTAGATCTGAATTTCAAAACAAACATCGTCCAAGTCGAGCACATGATGACTCTCTACGAAAGAGTCAATATAGTTACTCCATTCCAGTATAAAAGGTATCACTGTGTTGAGAAGCGCGCCAAGACTGTGTCGTGAGATGTCAAAGGTCTGAAGAAGGTTTCTTGGTGATGGCATTCTAGACCAGTTGCGCCCGTCTAGAGGCTCGACTGCTGATCCTGTTATGACGCTAAAGTGGCAACATATGGATAATAGAGATGAGGCCATGAGGGTGTTGTGCTTTCTATCATACTATACGCACAACTGAATTCCTGTGAaagtcttggtcttttttgCCTGCCGCGAATATCACGTTTGTCATGTAGGAAGCTTGGCAGTCATAGTTCCGACTCAGCTAGTTGGGAAGAGCACATGCTCTATTTGCCTTGAAACACAATCTAAACATCTTCAGATGAAGCTTTCACTATCAGGTATGTCAACGAAATCCTAGAGTAGACTGGCTGGCGAACTTTGTTATTTCCGCAAACATGCAAATCTATCTCTTGCTGTGGTCACGATCGTGCACACCAAATGGTACACTAGTATTACAGAACAAGAGCTGTGATCATAACAATTAATTGTAGATCTTTATTAGGGCATACGAATATGAATGTTGAGTGTCATCATGTCTGTGATGTTTTGACAAGGCAAACCCGGAAAAGTGCTGTTGTAACTGTGTTTTGCCCAGCATGTCGCACATTTAACTAGCCAAAGAAGATACTGTGAAACTAGCTGCTTTGTTTCACGTGTAGTTGTGAATTTGGGACCGGAATCTCTGACCAACAAACAATAGATCAGGGTCTGGATCTTCGGCTGACAGTCATTCTCATTGCGCAAGTGGCGAACCATAACGGAAAGTTGCAAACTCCAAGTCCAACGTTCTAGCTACATTTAGTTAAATAAGACTCTCTCAATATGGAAGTTCCCGAAAGTTGGAATAACAGTTTTGCGGCAGTCAGTAGACGCCTGCCGGTTGTCGTATTTGGAAGCCCGTGAAATATCGGCATCGTCAGTTACTAGTTCTCAACCGTACTGGGAAACACAATCCTGCATCATTTAGCAAACTTGCCGGAGAATTTTACATGACTCTGCTAATGTAAGAAGGAATGCGGCTCAAATCTATCAGGACCAGACTGCAAGGATGCGAACTCTAACCTGGACTTATACCATTTCCGGGTCACACCCTAACCTCATTGGCCACTCAACTCAATGACCTTGCCTTCAAATGGTTGACAACTTAAAGACCACGCGATTCGACTCGGGCAAGGAACTCGGTTCCTGGAAATCAGGAGCGCCACCGAACGATTCATGCATGAGATGAGCATCGACTCCCCAATTCCGTACATACAGGAATGTGCTTGCTAACACCAACCGAGCATGACAAGCCAACCATGTATAGCCATTTGTTCACTAATTCCTGGCTAGAGCTATGGCCAGTGGAGTTATCCAGTTCCTAACCTTTAGAATACATTGTTCCTGCGTCAGCGTGGCGGAGTAACAGGTATTCGGTTACGATGAGGCGCTTGCTAAGATTTGGAACGGACGGCAATATCGAAGCCATCCAGGGTTTCGTACTGTTCGTCTGTAGAAGCTTTACAACTACATACATTCCAGACGAGAGCTTCTAGCGGTATTCCTGGTTCGTACTTAAGTCCAAAACAAGAACGTCCAGACTGAAACctggatcttcttctccaaaCCAACACTCTCATTTTTATTAAGCAATTCTTTGTACCAACTCTTGTCTCTCCTTATTACATATATTTGAACATGGTTCAACTCAAGACCTTCGCAGTTATTGCGACCACGCTCTTTGGCTGTGCCCTAGCAGCTCCCACAACACCAGAGGGCCTTGACAGTGCAATCCCCGACAGCTACATCATCACACTCAAGTCTGAGATTAAGCCACCCACAATCAAGGCTCATATGAAATGGGTTGGTGACGTTCATAAACGAAGTCTCGAGAAACGTGGTCTCGAGAAGCGCGATAGCGATAACGGTGTTGAGAAGACATTTGAGACTGAAGCTGGTTTCCGAGGCTACGCTGGTACTTTCGATCCTGAAACAATAAAGGAGATCAAGAAAAGCTCAGCTGTAAGAGCCTTTTACCATGAGAGCGAGGATATGTCTCTAACAATTTGAGCAGGTGGCACACGTTGAGCCTGATCAACGAGTTCAGTTAACATGGAAACCAAGCAAGCGACAAGAACAGCCCGCGCAACCCTCAACAGAGACAGGTCAAGATGAACAGCCTAGCGAtggagatgatgacgaggaatCCCTTGAAAAGAGAGATGAGGTCAACCAGACACCCAGCACATGGGGACTCGGAACTATCTCACACCGCAAGATGGGTTTCAATAACTACTACTATCATAAGTCGAGTGGCTCCTCCTCGTACGCCTACCTCGTCGATAGTGGTGTGCGCACCACCCACAAGGAGTTCCAGGGTCGTGCCAAGAACGGCTGGACAGCTTTCAGGAGAGACTTCACCGACCGTCTCGGACACGGTACTCACGTCGCTGGAATCCTTGCTGGTAAGACCTATGGCGTCGCtaagaaggccaaggtcaTCTCTGTCAAAGTCTTCCAAGGTGACTCGGCCGATCTGTCAGTCATCATGACCGGTATTGAGTGGGCTGTCAACGacatcatcaagaagaagcgccAAGAGTTTTCCGTCATCAACCTATCTCTCGGTGTCAACGGTGTTTCTGGTGCTCTCAATGATATCATCAAGAATGCCGCCAAGGCTGGTGTTGTCATCGTTGTCGCTGCAGGTAACCAAGGCAAATCTGCCAGTCTGACATCCCCTTCTTCTGCCCCTCAGGCCATCACTGTTGGAGCCATTGACAACAACTGGAAGATTCCCGACTGGTCCAACTATGGTTCCTTAGTTGACATCATGGCTCCTGGCGTCGATATCGTTTCTGCCTCGTGGCTGAGCGACAACGGTACCTACATCCAAGATGGTACATCCATGGCCTGTCCTCACGTCGCTGGTCTTGTCCTGTATGCCCAATCAGTTTACGGCATCGTTGGAGTCAAGTCGACGACAaacttcatcaagaagtATGCCACCAACAACAAGATTCAAGGTTCGCGTCGTGGCTCACCCAACCGAAttgccaacaacaacaacttcgCTCAAACCAAGTGATTTTCTCAAAACCTCTTCGATGACCCTGGCTCCGTTAGAACAAAATTAGACTGTAGACAATGATGTAGCATGGCGTTTGGTACTGGTAGCACACATATACCTCGATAGCGATTTGTATTTTACTTATAGACATTGCTTCCCATTCAATCTTTACTTGTCTTTACACAAAAGAATACTCGAAATGCATTATCAATGATTCTTTAATGGGATAGATGCACTTATCTGACACTAAATGCACTTAATCTCTACAAGTTATACACAAGGTCGGATTTAGTGAATGTTAAATCCGGAATCCGTCATGGAGATAGATCATATTCGTCAATGTTGCGTGTATTGGAACCCGCTTACTGTAACGCTAATAAGTGAGTCCATACTGAAACAAAATACTCGGGGTTCTGTAGTCCGCTCACGGCGGAGTTTGTTGCAGTATATAATCTCAAAGCTAGTACTAAAATCGAGTCTGGATCTTGACATCCGGAACTCATATTTATTCTCCCCTCCAATTGGTCATTGAGCTACTATTTCAAACTGAATAAAATAACCATGCATCTAATTCTCACTGGTGCTACAGGCCTTGTTGGCTCCAGCGTGCTAGATGCTATGCTCAAGTCGAAAGAGGTCACTAAGATCTCCATCTTGAGCAGAAGACCAGTGCCCTTGGCGGAGAAAGATTCGAGAGTCAATACGATAATCCACAAAGATTTTACCAAGTACGAGCCTCAAGTTCTAAAGCAGCTGCAAGGCGCAAACGGGGTAGTCTGGGCATTAGGGATCAGCCAACTCAAGGTGACAAAAGAGTTCGTCTAAGCCATTTCATTTAGATCGAAGAATATAACATTTGACTGACAGAATGCAACAGAGAATATGTCACCATCACAAGAGACTTCCCtctcgctgctgctgaggctCTTTCCACCCTGTCACCCGCTGAGGAGCCCTTTCGCTTCATATACGTCTCTGGTTACGGTGCGACCACAAGCCCAGGACCATTCACGTCACTATTCGGGCGTGTAAAGGGAGAAGCCGAGAGGAAACTATCTGAGCTACGCACGTCAAAATTTCATGTCGAGACTGTACGTCCTTGCCATGTAGACGCTTCCAATCACGGCGCGATCAAGCCGCACATTCCCAATCCTGGTATGGTGTACAATGCTCTTGATCTAGTTCTTGGACCGATTATACGGACGATGTTTCATTCCATGCACAGTCCAACTGAACGACTTGGACCTTTTCTGACTGGGATAGCAATGGGACGGTACGATAAAAAGTTGGAAGCAGGCGGTAATGGTATCTTGAATTTGAATGGATCGAGGATATTGGAGAATGTGGCATTTCAAAGGCTATATCGACCTTGAAAGCCAGCATGGACTTCTTTGTTAGATCGACAGATATGTCCTTGATCAAGTCGATTCTATGTTATCTTTTATTCTACCAGCACTTGTAATCATCCACCATCGCGTGCTGATGTATTAttataggtacctacctacctatctttGCGAATGGGGTAGGTACCTTCTGGGTAAGTGCTACGCGGAAGGTGTGCCTCTGGTCTTTGAGGGTCTAGAAGTGGCTGGAGGAAACTGATAAGAGTGGTCACCTATGTACCTAC carries:
- a CDS encoding hypothetical protein (BUSCO:3404at5125) encodes the protein MPHQESAPVAKTNSADFTKLSSSLPFGQQVSLSSISGPTYVTAQLLVQQIAYKLSDKIFSYSPETFDLDIALKQWASQNEKNIHGYSTEVLPLQTRVGAGALALGYIFSPDFDVTKRHIPQSLVAPSGSLQQLRGTLDQLSLLYGVSSPFVAHVAALDYSDSKGLVSNYDVALRLAEDLGLGLVASTSTYEAQHMSIFATLLATLLPTLHIYDGVRVARETLRVVDALSENGVADLYSKLSAEAGKLNTRLDTAGKAVELLKLFNDELGTVYQPFEYHGHESPDVVLVAFGSVESQVSKEVLAKLSVDGAKVGVVNVRIYRPFIEEAFLNAIPASARTIAVLGQVKDELAVEDEATQSALYSDVLTAVTFSGKFDNEPEVLDIKYTPAQSFTPQGLVGTLHKIFNNDGEAKKLPSLVQAQQFTFWDLDSSPALNSPSVIGSLLSQESTSNVYVNEIFDNLTQGGVVRSDLRSSKKALEAPYDIDDADTIVIGDENILKEIDVLKGLADGGKVIIKLSNFKDDEVEKRLPVAFRKGLQEKSAHLFILDSTYSPAFEKDPLFTKLLLELSFLKVALPDYTPEKIAKHILAEGHPPTLEESIDAVGLCLRQFEVPATWAEVDTDFAAPNLPATIQSNSFVVHDKEEAEETFELRDWQAAAKSLAFKEAYGTKNVLRPELAVKTSTITVKENRRLTPQDYDRNIFHIEFDLGDSGLTYKIGEALGIHAENDEEEVGQFIEFYGLNPAELVQVPAREDSSLLETRTVFQALVQNVDILGKPPKRFYEALAEFATDETEKQKLEALASPTGAEDLKRRTEVDTATYVDILEEFKSARPSFQELIKIVSPAKRREYSIASAQAVTPNSVSLMIVVVDWVDPRGRTRYGHATRYLSRLPVGAKVTASVKPSVMKLPTKDTAPLIMAGLGTGLAPFRAFVQYRAMQKAQGKEIGSILLYLGSRHQREEYLYGEEWEAYLAAGVVTLIGSAFSRDQPQKIYIQDRMRQTLKEIAKAYVQDEGSFYLCGPTWPVPDVTKVLEEAIAHEAKAAGKKIDPRKEIEKLKEEGRYVLEVY
- a CDS encoding hypothetical protein (SECRETED:SignalP(1-20)~MEROPS:MER0000328); its protein translation is MVQLKTFAVIATTLFGCALAAPTTPEGLDSAIPDSYIITLKSEIKPPTIKAHMKWVGDVHKRSLEKRGLEKRDSDNGVEKTFETEAGFRGYAGTFDPETIKEIKKSSAVAHVEPDQRVQLTWKPSKRQEQPAQPSTETGQDEQPSDGDDDEESLEKRDEVNQTPSTWGLGTISHRKMGFNNYYYHKSSGSSSYAYLVDSGVRTTHKEFQGRAKNGWTAFRRDFTDRLGHGTHVAGILAGKTYGVAKKAKVISVKVFQGDSADLSVIMTGIEWAVNDIIKKKRQEFSVINLSLGVNGVSGALNDIIKNAAKAGVVIVVAAGNQGKSASLTSPSSAPQAITVGAIDNNWKIPDWSNYGSLVDIMAPGVDIVSASWLSDNGTYIQDGTSMACPHVAGLVLYAQSVYGIVGVKSTTNFIKKYATNNKIQGSRRGSPNRIANNNNFAQTK